The following coding sequences lie in one Spirosoma sp. KUDC1026 genomic window:
- a CDS encoding lipopolysaccharide biosynthesis protein: MLYKIETILKIPKYVKVVEWIKVLLLTGSSQILIQLISVVSGIIVIRTLSIQEYAYYTLSNNVLGAMTILSNGGIVSGVMAEGGKVWDDKEKLGTVVKTGMYLRKRFAIWSLLITSSVLIYLLRQNHAYWSTSFILVLTLMPAFLSNLSSSMLEIGPKLNQDILSLQKNQIATNLGRLTLLLASVFIFPYSFVALLSDGIPRTIANLSLKNISKKFINLESNKNSAVQKRILSNVKKVLPIDIYNIFSAQITVWILSLTGITSSIAQIGALFRVAAILNIFNVVFSTLIIPRYSRLRNDKYLQRKRMIEIQILLALVCISIIGSVWLLSKNIVWLLGDQYKNLEFELILTIIIFSLNFFSNAIYAICTSKSWSINPFILISINLLAIVSGIYIFGMNTLREVLIFNVYISTIMLSMHIVYSLNRVSK, from the coding sequence ATGTTATATAAAATAGAGACAATTCTAAAAATTCCAAAATACGTAAAAGTTGTTGAATGGATAAAAGTTTTACTATTAACAGGTTCATCTCAAATACTAATTCAACTGATTAGTGTGGTGAGTGGAATAATTGTTATCAGAACTTTATCGATACAGGAGTATGCTTACTATACACTATCTAATAATGTATTGGGAGCAATGACTATATTATCCAATGGTGGAATTGTATCTGGCGTCATGGCTGAAGGTGGAAAAGTATGGGATGATAAAGAAAAGTTAGGTACAGTTGTAAAAACTGGGATGTATCTTAGGAAAAGATTTGCTATATGGAGTTTGTTAATAACAAGTTCTGTACTAATTTACTTGCTAAGACAAAATCATGCGTATTGGTCAACTTCATTTATTTTAGTATTAACTCTAATGCCTGCTTTTCTATCAAATCTGTCTAGTTCGATGTTAGAAATAGGTCCAAAGTTAAACCAAGATATACTTTCACTTCAAAAGAATCAAATAGCAACTAATTTAGGAAGGCTAACTTTATTGTTAGCCAGCGTATTCATCTTCCCATACTCCTTTGTTGCCTTATTATCTGATGGAATTCCTAGAACAATAGCGAACTTGAGTTTGAAGAATATATCCAAAAAGTTTATTAATCTAGAAAGTAATAAAAATAGTGCTGTTCAAAAAAGAATATTGAGCAATGTAAAAAAAGTGCTTCCTATCGATATTTATAATATATTCTCAGCTCAAATTACAGTATGGATTTTATCATTAACAGGTATAACATCATCTATAGCTCAAATAGGTGCATTATTTAGAGTAGCTGCCATATTAAATATATTTAATGTAGTATTTAGTACATTAATAATTCCAAGATATTCAAGATTAAGAAATGACAAGTATTTACAAAGAAAAAGAATGATAGAAATTCAAATATTACTGGCTTTAGTTTGCATTTCAATTATTGGTTCAGTATGGTTGCTTTCAAAGAACATTGTTTGGTTGTTAGGGGATCAATATAAAAATCTAGAATTTGAACTAATATTGACAATTATTATATTTTCTTTGAATTTTTTCTCTAATGCAATTTATGCAATTTGTACAAGTAAAAGCTGGTCTATTAATCCTTTTATTCTTATATCAATAAATCTACTCGCTATA
- a CDS encoding sugar transferase — protein MISLDSHYKVLYVYAESRSQRGSAPIKPQGKRLFDVMFSLLVIVLVLSWLLPLVGILIKLSSSGPVLFIQKRTGYKGIPFNCLKFRTMAYNPNADFKQATRHDNRITPIGRFLRKTNLDEIPQFINVLLGDMSIVGPRPHALPHSAQFWNTLPEYRKRYRVKPGITGLAQVRGCRGETDQLIKMQHRVKYDRFYNRKKSPLLDVWICWLTIKAMILGNVNAW, from the coding sequence ATGATTAGTCTTGATTCACACTACAAAGTCTTGTACGTGTATGCTGAGTCTCGATCTCAGCGAGGGAGCGCACCCATTAAACCTCAAGGAAAACGATTATTTGACGTAATGTTTTCTTTACTTGTTATCGTACTTGTTTTGTCTTGGCTATTACCCCTTGTGGGAATTTTGATCAAACTGTCATCATCTGGGCCAGTATTATTTATTCAGAAACGTACAGGTTACAAGGGTATACCATTCAACTGTTTAAAGTTTCGAACAATGGCCTACAACCCTAATGCTGATTTTAAACAAGCGACTCGTCATGATAATCGAATTACACCCATTGGTCGCTTTCTACGCAAAACAAACCTAGATGAAATTCCCCAATTTATTAATGTATTACTAGGAGATATGAGCATTGTAGGCCCTCGTCCTCATGCTTTACCACACAGTGCGCAGTTCTGGAATACTTTACCAGAGTATAGAAAGCGTTACCGGGTGAAGCCAGGAATAACGGGATTGGCGCAAGTACGTGGTTGCCGTGGCGAAACCGATCAGTTAATAAAAATGCAGCATAGAGTGAAGTATGATCGTTTTTATAATCGAAAAAAGTCTCCATTATTAGATGTATGGATTTGCTGGTTAACTATAAAAGCCATGATATTAGGAAATGTCAACGCTTGGTAA
- a CDS encoding GumC family protein, giving the protein MNTNPYTPYQAYDIEPQVNIRAMLMRYVRNWPWFIAALVVAVGAAYVYLLYQAPVYKVQASLLIKDEKKGMAGESLMKEMDIFTDSKVVENEVEILKSYTLMNRVVNSMGLDVKYYHPSSTIDKEIYGESPIRLLLEKPNSLVYAEKLTCEFKGPQIVSLNGKDYPIDQSIKTPYGQLRIFAKKPLTAKTEPVIMTVVDQAATVENYLGNLKVEPTTKQSTVLALSLQETVPDKGEALLNQLIAEYNKEAVFDKNKEANNTLTFIEDRLALISGELSTVEKEVELYKSTQGITDLSVQAQTFLTAVKENDTQLNEVNIRISGLDDIERYVQKQGSEKTLAPATLGLSDPVLTGLLAKVSELELKRDEVSRTMSANSPMLQSLDSQIRTIKSSINENIQTIRQQLTSNKTQLVANNRRMESMIRTVPGKERALLNITRQQVIKNGLYTYLLQKREETALSAASTVSNSRTVDAARTGSIPVKPVKMTIFGLFALAGLLLPVGVISAKDALNNRILRRSDVEEATQTPILGEIVKSRQMTGDNLVFKPRMQSVIGEQIRALRTNLQFMRSDAQRSQVLLFTSSISGEGKSFISLNLGASLALVDRKTVILEMDLRKPKLHKSLHMLNGSGLSNYLIGEATVDELLQPIAGYDNYFIITAGPLPPNPAELLSSPRLAQLFDELKKRFDYVLVDSPPIGLVTDSQLIAPFADATLFLVRHDHTPKNYIKMVDTLYKEQRFQKLGIILNGVGEGESYYYSYSYGDYYGGSDKKAQLTKRA; this is encoded by the coding sequence ATGAATACCAATCCATACACGCCGTATCAAGCTTACGACATTGAGCCACAAGTTAATATACGGGCCATGCTCATGCGCTACGTACGCAACTGGCCCTGGTTTATTGCTGCCTTAGTGGTAGCAGTCGGCGCAGCTTACGTATATCTGCTTTATCAGGCGCCTGTTTACAAAGTGCAGGCTAGTCTGCTCATCAAGGATGAGAAGAAAGGAATGGCTGGCGAAAGTCTGATGAAAGAGATGGATATTTTCACCGATAGTAAAGTGGTGGAGAATGAAGTAGAAATACTGAAGTCATACACGCTGATGAACCGAGTAGTGAATAGCATGGGACTTGATGTGAAGTACTATCACCCAAGCAGTACAATCGATAAAGAGATTTACGGTGAGTCGCCTATTCGACTGCTGTTAGAAAAACCTAATTCACTGGTGTACGCTGAAAAACTGACCTGCGAATTCAAAGGTCCACAAATCGTAAGTCTGAACGGAAAAGACTATCCAATAGACCAGAGTATTAAAACGCCTTATGGTCAACTGCGCATTTTTGCCAAAAAGCCACTGACAGCGAAAACTGAGCCGGTAATTATGACGGTTGTTGACCAGGCGGCTACTGTTGAAAACTATCTGGGAAATCTGAAAGTCGAGCCGACGACAAAACAGTCAACGGTACTGGCTTTAAGTCTCCAGGAAACCGTACCTGACAAAGGAGAAGCACTATTAAATCAACTGATCGCTGAATACAATAAAGAGGCTGTTTTTGATAAAAACAAAGAAGCTAATAATACACTGACATTCATCGAAGATCGGCTAGCGCTTATTTCTGGTGAATTATCGACCGTTGAGAAAGAAGTTGAACTGTATAAGTCTACTCAGGGAATTACAGACCTAAGCGTACAGGCGCAAACCTTCCTGACGGCAGTTAAAGAAAATGACACGCAGCTTAATGAAGTAAACATCCGAATTAGCGGTCTGGATGATATTGAGCGGTACGTACAGAAGCAAGGAAGCGAAAAAACGCTGGCACCGGCTACGCTGGGGCTTAGCGATCCGGTGCTGACGGGGCTGCTGGCTAAAGTGTCCGAACTGGAACTGAAACGAGATGAGGTATCACGCACTATGTCGGCAAATAGCCCCATGTTGCAATCGCTTGATAGCCAAATACGAACTATCAAGTCTAGCATCAATGAGAATATACAAACCATCCGGCAGCAGCTAACCAGCAATAAAACACAATTGGTTGCCAACAACCGGCGAATGGAAAGTATGATTCGTACCGTACCTGGTAAAGAACGGGCACTGCTCAACATTACCCGCCAACAAGTAATTAAAAACGGCTTATATACTTACCTATTACAAAAGCGTGAAGAGACAGCACTATCAGCGGCTTCAACGGTTTCAAATAGCCGAACTGTAGATGCTGCACGTACCGGAAGTATACCTGTAAAGCCGGTTAAAATGACAATTTTTGGCTTGTTTGCACTCGCTGGTTTGCTCTTGCCCGTTGGTGTAATATCAGCCAAGGATGCATTAAACAACCGCATACTGCGTCGTTCGGACGTTGAAGAAGCAACGCAAACGCCTATTCTGGGCGAAATAGTGAAAAGCCGCCAAATGACAGGCGATAATTTGGTCTTTAAACCCCGCATGCAGTCAGTAATTGGCGAGCAGATCCGGGCGCTACGTACGAACCTACAATTCATGCGTAGTGATGCACAGCGTTCGCAGGTATTGCTCTTTACATCCAGTATTAGTGGTGAAGGTAAATCATTCATCTCCCTAAATCTAGGGGCTAGTTTGGCACTGGTAGACCGCAAAACGGTCATCCTGGAAATGGACCTCCGTAAGCCCAAGCTGCACAAAAGCCTGCACATGCTTAATGGATCGGGCTTAAGCAATTATTTAATTGGCGAAGCAACGGTCGATGAGTTACTACAGCCAATTGCGGGTTATGACAATTACTTCATTATTACAGCGGGACCACTACCGCCAAACCCGGCTGAGCTATTAAGCTCTCCCCGCCTGGCGCAGTTGTTCGACGAATTAAAAAAACGTTTTGATTACGTCCTAGTCGATTCGCCACCAATTGGTTTAGTGACTGATTCGCAATTAATTGCTCCTTTTGCCGATGCTACGCTGTTTTTAGTGCGGCACGACCACACGCCAAAGAATTACATTAAGATGGTTGATACGTTGTATAAAGAACAGCGCTTCCAGAAATTAGGAATCATCCTGAATGGTGTAGGTGAAGGAGAATCATATTATTACAGCTATAGCTATGGGGATTATTACGGCGGGTCTGATAAAAAAGCACAATTGACGAAAAGAGCATAA
- a CDS encoding polysaccharide biosynthesis/export family protein: MNKRFLQRQLGYFLGLCLCLGSCISSKELVLYQKETGGNDSMALVDRYIPTIKPGDVLSVQVSSLSPEASALFNPYAAISMAERAGGPQQISQTSPLQYTPGYLVDEKGQIELPLIGSQKVQGLSNAQAAAQIKQKLLDYLKEPTVNVRNLNFQISVSGEVARPSLFSIPNEQISLPAALGLAGDITIYGRRDNVLVIREENGQRTFNQVDLTKRDIFKSPYYYLRPNDIVYVEPGKARVANADRTYQVLPIILSALSFIAIIVSRI; this comes from the coding sequence ATGAATAAACGTTTTTTACAGCGCCAGCTTGGTTATTTTTTGGGATTGTGCCTATGCCTGGGGAGCTGTATTTCAAGCAAAGAACTGGTCCTCTATCAAAAAGAGACGGGTGGTAACGATTCTATGGCGTTGGTCGATCGATACATACCGACAATCAAACCGGGTGACGTGCTGTCGGTACAGGTGAGTAGCTTGAGCCCAGAAGCATCAGCTTTGTTTAATCCGTATGCGGCAATAAGCATGGCTGAACGCGCGGGAGGACCACAACAGATATCACAAACGTCGCCTTTGCAATATACACCTGGCTATCTGGTTGATGAAAAGGGACAGATTGAACTACCGCTCATCGGATCGCAAAAAGTGCAGGGTTTATCGAATGCGCAAGCCGCTGCACAGATCAAGCAGAAGTTGCTCGATTATCTGAAAGAGCCAACGGTGAACGTACGTAACCTAAATTTTCAGATCTCCGTTTCGGGCGAAGTGGCCCGACCATCACTGTTTTCAATTCCGAACGAGCAGATTTCATTACCTGCTGCGCTGGGCTTGGCCGGTGATATCACCATTTACGGCCGCCGGGATAATGTCCTGGTGATCCGGGAAGAGAACGGTCAACGAACCTTTAACCAGGTCGATCTGACGAAGCGGGATATCTTTAAATCGCCTTACTACTACCTGCGCCCAAACGACATTGTCTATGTCGAACCTGGTAAAGCCCGCGTAGCCAATGCCGATCGTACGTACCAGGTATTACCCATCATATTAAGTGCTCTATCCTTTATTGCCATTATTGTCAGCCGTATTTAA
- a CDS encoding YjbH domain-containing protein has product MKTGKKDILLLITAVCMLCTTTVWAQVNISGKPGLIYIPSADILKDGTFLAGYNFNPAGYAFKYNKTNSESIAYVHLAVLPRLEININLLNANGPIAFKRRGIGDRQLDVKYGVLLETAKRPSVAVILSAPFGADNSLITQALVATKHKALTKSIELAITAGIGSPYAIGRKGNTNNILADFQLLNKRDSAYRYLLGPFGGVNINFNRKGGVMAEWDSQHLNVGAYATLFKHLNLQAGLINGKQLTFGAAYTTNLLRTYSPIRNQQPKYEDGGETDDEPVTAYQQPLEGLSDYENLTIDSSGFRVSYEQRLYRNPFVGLIKLARSLTPKGVDEFVPLFQGVPVARYRLGETVETRLLSRKERANYAQTHPFDGRNYKFDFRLQPEFIAQFGFRERVVESKTNLLLQSQLFLSRGLVLNWGVLLPIVNHLDNQALNVRPAPTFVNQFLALNDRNFMSLSAGLFYNDQYGFNAQYRHGDVRKNWSFGVESSLTGFYFFPQNGFYYEKLQQLMLLADVAYRIPKRDITIKVSGGQYLDKDRGARLDLIRQMGNVEVGFFATQTRNGTTGGFNFAIPLGPGRIVQSQRVRLRTTEEFRWEYMYTRGYNIASRYRTGYQLDALLRQYHHSYFQNQYR; this is encoded by the coding sequence ATGAAGACCGGAAAAAAAGATATTCTCCTGCTGATTACTGCCGTTTGCATGCTATGCACGACGACAGTATGGGCGCAGGTGAATATTTCTGGCAAACCGGGGTTGATCTACATCCCATCAGCTGACATACTAAAAGATGGCACTTTCCTGGCCGGGTATAATTTCAATCCGGCAGGTTATGCTTTCAAGTACAATAAAACAAACTCAGAAAGTATAGCCTACGTACATCTGGCCGTATTACCCCGATTAGAAATCAATATCAACTTGCTGAATGCCAATGGACCAATTGCCTTCAAACGACGAGGTATTGGCGATCGGCAGCTAGATGTTAAATATGGTGTGTTATTAGAAACGGCTAAACGTCCATCAGTAGCCGTAATTTTATCCGCTCCGTTTGGTGCTGACAACTCTTTAATAACACAAGCTCTTGTTGCTACTAAACATAAAGCACTAACAAAGTCAATTGAGTTAGCAATCACTGCTGGAATTGGTAGCCCTTATGCTATAGGGAGAAAAGGCAATACAAACAACATACTAGCTGATTTTCAATTACTAAATAAACGAGACTCTGCCTATCGCTATTTATTAGGGCCTTTTGGAGGAGTCAATATAAATTTCAACCGTAAAGGGGGCGTAATGGCTGAATGGGATTCCCAACACCTGAATGTAGGTGCTTACGCTACGCTATTCAAACATCTAAATCTTCAGGCTGGTCTGATCAACGGTAAGCAGTTGACGTTTGGAGCTGCCTATACAACAAACCTGTTACGCACTTATTCACCAATACGTAACCAACAGCCGAAGTATGAAGACGGGGGCGAAACCGACGACGAACCAGTAACGGCTTATCAACAACCCTTGGAGGGCTTATCTGATTACGAAAACCTGACTATTGATAGCTCAGGTTTTCGGGTTAGTTACGAACAACGGCTATACCGAAACCCGTTTGTTGGCCTCATTAAACTGGCCCGATCGTTGACACCTAAGGGAGTTGATGAATTTGTTCCGCTCTTTCAGGGCGTACCGGTGGCACGCTACCGTTTAGGAGAAACTGTTGAAACACGGTTACTTTCCCGTAAGGAGCGGGCTAACTACGCCCAGACGCATCCGTTCGATGGACGGAACTACAAATTTGATTTCCGACTGCAGCCAGAGTTCATTGCTCAGTTTGGCTTCCGCGAGCGGGTTGTCGAAAGTAAGACCAATCTACTTCTACAAAGCCAGTTATTTCTTAGCCGTGGGTTAGTCCTGAACTGGGGCGTATTACTGCCCATTGTCAATCACCTGGATAACCAGGCGCTGAACGTACGGCCTGCCCCAACCTTCGTCAACCAGTTTCTGGCCCTGAATGACCGTAACTTCATGAGCCTGTCAGCGGGTCTGTTTTACAATGATCAGTATGGGTTTAATGCACAGTACCGACATGGGGACGTACGCAAAAACTGGTCGTTTGGGGTTGAGTCTAGCCTGACGGGTTTCTACTTCTTTCCTCAAAATGGCTTTTACTACGAAAAGCTACAGCAGCTTATGCTACTCGCTGACGTAGCCTATCGAATTCCCAAACGCGACATCACCATTAAGGTATCGGGGGGGCAGTATCTGGATAAGGACCGTGGAGCAAGGCTTGATCTGATCCGGCAGATGGGTAATGTTGAAGTAGGATTTTTTGCTACCCAAACCCGAAACGGAACGACGGGCGGATTCAATTTCGCCATTCCGCTTGGACCTGGTCGTATCGTACAGAGTCAGCGCGTGCGACTACGTACTACCGAAGAGTTCCGTTGGGAATACATGTACACGCGGGGATATAACATTGCCAGTCGGTACCGAACCGGCTATCAGTTGGATGCGCTGCTTCGGCAGTACCACCACAGTTATTTTCAAAATCAGTATCGTTAA